In Candidatus Omnitrophota bacterium, a genomic segment contains:
- a CDS encoding universal stress protein has product MIKGRKLLWKKTLIATDLSEASNEVVECVAKEGKDFTKTAKLVHVISVETAGGIEDVIEKAHKPVIEEQVERLKVTGIDASYEFLYGIPFMEINRLIAEENYQLLVLGSHSKSLGKEMLLGSVSDSIIRNLTVPALLIKCKGEKHTVCPLVFSGNILFPTDFSENAKAAFATLGNVVSNYNPIVTLYHIQDKNILFPHLSHKLEEFNRIDTGRLNTLKESLLNAGAKNVITKLETGHTKQLIINEINSKDYNLVIMGTQGRGWIEEVFIGGVAHAVIRKSNTSLLLAPFRK; this is encoded by the coding sequence ATGATAAAAGGAAGAAAACTCCTTTGGAAAAAAACACTTATTGCTACTGATTTATCCGAAGCCTCTAACGAAGTTGTGGAGTGCGTTGCAAAGGAAGGGAAAGATTTTACGAAAACAGCGAAATTAGTGCACGTTATCTCTGTAGAAACTGCCGGGGGCATTGAGGATGTGATTGAAAAAGCGCATAAGCCGGTTATTGAAGAACAGGTTGAAAGGTTAAAAGTCACAGGGATAGATGCATCTTATGAGTTTTTGTATGGTATCCCTTTTATGGAAATAAACCGCCTTATCGCCGAAGAAAATTATCAATTATTAGTCTTGGGTTCGCATAGTAAAAGTTTAGGCAAAGAAATGCTCTTGGGTAGCGTTTCGGACAGCATCATAAGGAACCTTACCGTACCCGCCCTCCTTATTAAATGTAAAGGAGAAAAACATACGGTTTGCCCTCTCGTATTCTCCGGGAATATACTTTTCCCTACGGATTTTTCAGAAAACGCAAAAGCCGCCTTTGCTACTCTAGGAAACGTTGTTAGTAACTACAATCCTATAGTTACCCTATACCATATCCAGGACAAAAACATTTTATTCCCGCATCTTAGCCACAAATTAGAGGAATTTAATCGCATAGATACCGGGAGGCTAAATACGTTAAAAGAATCTTTGTTGAACGCGGGGGCAAAAAATGTAATTACAAAACTTGAAACGGGCCACACTAAGCAATTGATTATCAATGAAATTAACAGTAAGGATTATAATTTGGTTATTATGGGTACGCAGGGACGAGGTTGGATTGAAGAAGTATTCATTGGAGGCGTAGCGCACGCTGTAATCAGAAAGTCCAATACCTCGCTGTTATTGGCCCCTTTCAGAAAATAA